The proteins below come from a single Parcubacteria group bacterium genomic window:
- a CDS encoding transglycosylase domain-containing protein yields MQNIFSPRNSGLPKRKRFNLPWKRLFQVFGVLIAIGFLAVIGIFAYFFKDLPDPGKINNRFIAESTKIYDRTGEHLLYDVHGEEKRTQITFAEMPDVLKYATISLEDQDFYSHHGIKLTSILRSIFKDIVNLGKAQGGSTITQQFVKNSLLTNEKTLIRKIKEVILSLELETKFSKDEILTMYLNEIPYGSNAYGVEAAAQTFFGKPARELTLDEAAVIASLPQATTYYSPYGSHTDALIGRKSFTLKTMAKLGYITEDQANEAISTETLSKIKPQKDIFAAPHFVMYIKDYLQEKYGDSAVEQGGLKVYTTLDWDKQQLAEKVVKEGATKNSTTYKAANAGLVAMDPKTGQVLAMVGSKDYFAKSEPDGCIPGKNCVFEPNVNVAVSLLQPGSSFKPYVYLTAFEKGFTPETNIWDVDTNFSTDDGKIYDPKNYDGKNSGLLQMKDTLARSLNVPAVKTLYLAGVKDSINTAKSMGITTLNEPDRYGLSLVLGGGEVKLLDHVNAFSTFATDGIHHDTTAILRIEDSKGNILEKYTENQGSKVIDEKYIAMIDYILSTNALRAPVFGEKSPLAFTDRAVAAKTGTTNEWRDGWTMGYTPSLAVGVWAGNNDHSIMKQGADGVFVAAPIWRAFMDEALKNTNKEEFPKYEPEDTDKDVLNGKLSMKNEVKVCEIPGKDNKYCLVSDACPNNKAKKKKFADAHSILYYVNKDDVRGDAPKDPEKDPQFKNWEDAIKKWLKDNDYSTDSAPTDKCESKDFSKYKINIESISPSGGTISTGSFSISVKLSAPYGVKKATIKVDGNEIASNDNDSFSANYTVPSDKYNSSLEIKVDAEDDNGNSDSKSVRVNTAIATP; encoded by the coding sequence ATGCAAAATATATTTTCACCGCGTAATTCTGGCTTGCCTAAGCGAAAAAGGTTTAATCTTCCCTGGAAGCGACTCTTTCAGGTTTTTGGCGTCTTGATTGCTATTGGATTTTTAGCTGTTATCGGCATTTTTGCCTATTTTTTCAAAGATCTGCCCGATCCGGGAAAAATCAATAATCGCTTCATTGCTGAGTCAACAAAAATTTATGATCGCACTGGCGAACATCTACTCTATGATGTCCATGGTGAGGAAAAGCGGACGCAAATTACTTTTGCCGAAATGCCAGATGTCCTGAAATACGCGACAATCAGCCTAGAAGACCAAGATTTCTATAGCCACCATGGCATAAAACTAACCTCGATCTTGCGTTCGATTTTTAAAGATATCGTGAATCTAGGAAAAGCCCAGGGAGGATCAACAATCACCCAGCAATTCGTCAAGAATTCCCTACTTACCAATGAAAAGACGCTGATCCGAAAAATCAAAGAGGTCATCCTTTCATTGGAACTGGAAACAAAATTTTCCAAAGACGAGATTCTCACGATGTACCTCAATGAAATTCCTTATGGCTCCAACGCCTATGGTGTTGAGGCGGCAGCGCAAACTTTTTTCGGAAAACCCGCCCGCGAGCTAACGCTTGATGAAGCCGCTGTGATTGCTTCCCTCCCCCAAGCCACCACCTACTATTCCCCCTACGGCTCCCACACAGATGCTCTCATTGGACGAAAAAGTTTCACCCTAAAAACGATGGCAAAGTTGGGCTACATCACAGAAGATCAGGCGAATGAAGCCATTAGCACAGAAACACTGAGCAAGATAAAACCTCAGAAGGATATTTTTGCCGCCCCACATTTCGTGATGTATATCAAAGATTATCTTCAGGAAAAATATGGTGACAGTGCCGTAGAACAAGGCGGACTCAAAGTTTACACCACTCTTGATTGGGACAAACAACAATTGGCCGAAAAAGTCGTGAAAGAGGGGGCAACAAAAAATTCCACCACCTACAAAGCCGCCAATGCCGGTCTGGTCGCGATGGATCCAAAAACCGGGCAAGTCCTGGCGATGGTTGGTAGTAAAGATTATTTTGCTAAAAGTGAGCCTGATGGCTGTATTCCCGGAAAAAACTGCGTCTTTGAACCTAATGTTAATGTGGCTGTTTCTCTTTTGCAACCAGGGTCATCTTTCAAGCCCTATGTCTATCTGACCGCTTTTGAAAAAGGCTTTACGCCGGAGACCAATATTTGGGATGTGGATACTAATTTCAGCACGGATGACGGAAAAATTTATGACCCAAAAAATTATGATGGGAAAAATTCGGGACTCCTCCAAATGAAAGATACCTTAGCGCGATCACTCAATGTTCCGGCGGTTAAGACGCTCTATCTGGCTGGCGTGAAAGATTCGATCAACACGGCCAAAAGTATGGGCATCACCACTCTCAATGAGCCGGATCGCTATGGCCTTTCTCTTGTTTTGGGTGGCGGCGAAGTGAAACTACTTGACCATGTCAATGCCTTTTCCACTTTTGCCACCGACGGAATTCATCATGATACGACTGCAATTTTACGTATCGAAGATAGCAAGGGCAATATTTTGGAAAAATACACCGAAAATCAAGGATCCAAAGTAATTGATGAGAAATACATCGCCATGATCGATTACATCCTTTCGACCAACGCACTACGTGCACCGGTTTTTGGCGAGAAAAGTCCACTTGCCTTCACTGATCGCGCCGTGGCCGCTAAAACCGGCACGACCAATGAGTGGCGTGATGGTTGGACAATGGGCTACACGCCATCGCTCGCCGTCGGTGTTTGGGCGGGCAATAATGACCATTCCATTATGAAACAAGGCGCCGATGGAGTTTTTGTGGCCGCTCCAATTTGGCGAGCCTTTATGGATGAAGCACTTAAAAACACTAACAAAGAAGAGTTTCCCAAATACGAACCGGAAGACACCGACAAAGATGTGCTTAATGGAAAACTTTCCATGAAAAATGAAGTCAAGGTCTGTGAAATCCCCGGGAAAGACAACAAATACTGCCTCGTTAGTGACGCTTGTCCGAACAACAAAGCCAAAAAGAAAAAATTTGCCGATGCGCATAGTATCCTTTATTACGTCAACAAAGACGACGTTCGAGGAGATGCGCCGAAAGATCCGGAGAAAGATCCACAGTTCAAAAACTGGGAAGACGCCATCAAAAAATGGCTGAAAGATAACGACTATTCCACCGACAGCGCACCGACGGACAAATGTGAATCAAAAGATTTCTCTAAATATAAAATCAATATCGAGAGCATTTCCCCTTCCGGCGGAACAATTAGCACTGGCTCATTTTCCATCTCAGTCAAACTCTCCGCTCCCTATGGAGTTAAAAAAGCCACAATTAAAGTTGATGGCAATGAAATCGCCTCCAATGATAATGATTCTTTCAGCGCCAACTACACCGTGCCGAGCGACAAATACAATTCCAGCCTGGAGATCAAAGTGGACGCGGAAGATGATAATGGCAATTCTGATTCAAAAAGTGTCAGAGTCAATACTGCCATTGCGACACCGTAA
- a CDS encoding YebC/PmpR family DNA-binding transcriptional regulator, with translation MSGHSHWAGIKQRKGVNDAKRGKIFTKYGKLVTIAARDGGGKLDTNFQLRMAVDRARAMNMPKENIERAIKRGTGEIKGAMIEEILYEAVGPGELMLLISCTTDNKNRTVSEVKTILTKNNSKLGEKGSAMWNFEQVGSISIDLENKDADELEMQAIEAGAKDTILEEEILNIITDQKDFARVRENIAKESLKILDSGLIYLPKTTITVPEKTRESYENLMELLDDHEDVSEIYSNLA, from the coding sequence ATGTCCGGACACTCACATTGGGCGGGAATAAAACAACGAAAAGGCGTTAATGACGCAAAACGTGGCAAGATTTTCACTAAATATGGAAAGTTAGTCACGATTGCGGCGCGCGACGGCGGTGGAAAACTGGACACCAACTTTCAACTCAGAATGGCCGTTGATCGGGCACGGGCGATGAATATGCCCAAAGAAAATATTGAACGCGCCATCAAGCGTGGAACGGGCGAAATCAAAGGCGCGATGATCGAAGAAATCCTCTATGAAGCCGTCGGTCCAGGCGAACTGATGCTCCTCATTTCCTGCACGACGGACAATAAAAATCGCACAGTTTCCGAAGTAAAAACTATTCTTACAAAAAATAATTCCAAATTAGGCGAAAAAGGCTCGGCAATGTGGAATTTTGAACAAGTCGGCAGCATTAGCATTGATCTGGAAAATAAAGACGCGGATGAACTGGAAATGCAAGCCATTGAAGCTGGTGCCAAAGATACGATTCTAGAAGAAGAAATTTTGAATATAATTACCGACCAGAAAGATTTTGCCAGAGTGCGAGAAAATATTGCCAAAGAATCGCTTAAAATACTTGATTCGGGCCTGATTTATCTGCCCAAAACCACCATCACGGTTCCTGAAAAAACCCGTGAATCCTATGAAAATCTCATGGAACTACTGGACGACCATGAGGATGTGAGTGAAATTTATAGCAACTTAGCGTAA
- a CDS encoding ATP-grasp domain-containing protein, translating into MIKNPPLIKKVVEEMGGTFEEVIPERGCYNIHVRGKVFLITRKFRIAKNFISIAGATTHKDLTYTLLKRRSLPTPTTVFFFRKNFQTEDAEKKIASLNFPIIIKDASGSNSQGIFPYIKTPKEAQSILKKEIVNFRSLIAQEMIFGKEYRVLMLDEKVIGALEMIPPRVFGNGCSTIQELIEEKQKSTHRKTPIDTTLEKILQEQGFSFDHILGVGEIASIKKSSSLAEGGETRDVTELVNKKIVSICAKAADAIGDYLAGIDIICEDISADPKGQTFGILEINGKPDIYIHYNPTFGKSRNVIKDIINFILKLSTTQKSNLSKNKDC; encoded by the coding sequence ATGATCAAAAACCCACCACTGATAAAGAAAGTTGTTGAAGAAATGGGAGGAACTTTTGAAGAAGTCATTCCAGAACGAGGTTGCTATAATATCCATGTCCGCGGCAAGGTTTTTTTAATTACAAGAAAATTCAGAATTGCTAAAAACTTCATCAGCATCGCCGGAGCAACGACCCATAAAGATCTGACCTACACATTACTCAAAAGACGTTCCTTACCGACACCAACGACAGTGTTCTTTTTTAGAAAAAATTTCCAAACAGAAGATGCTGAGAAAAAAATAGCCAGCCTTAACTTTCCCATAATTATCAAAGACGCCTCTGGCTCAAACAGCCAGGGCATTTTTCCCTACATAAAAACTCCCAAGGAAGCGCAGTCCATCTTGAAAAAAGAAATAGTCAATTTCCGCTCTTTAATCGCTCAAGAAATGATCTTTGGCAAAGAATATCGCGTACTGATGCTTGACGAGAAAGTCATCGGAGCGCTCGAAATGATCCCCCCGAGAGTTTTCGGCAATGGCTGCTCGACCATCCAAGAGCTCATCGAAGAAAAGCAAAAAAGTACGCACCGCAAGACTCCGATCGATACAACGCTAGAAAAAATATTGCAAGAGCAAGGCTTTTCTTTTGACCATATCCTAGGCGTTGGAGAAATCGCCTCGATCAAAAAAAGTTCTTCGCTGGCCGAAGGAGGAGAAACTCGTGACGTCACGGAACTGGTCAATAAAAAAATTGTTTCCATCTGCGCCAAAGCGGCTGATGCTATTGGCGACTATCTGGCCGGCATCGATATCATCTGTGAAGATATTTCCGCCGACCCAAAAGGCCAAACTTTTGGAATTTTGGAAATCAACGGAAAGCCCGATATCTATATCCACTACAACCCGACCTTTGGAAAATCTAGAAACGTCATCAAAGACATCATAAACTTCATCCTAAAACTCAGCACGACGCAAAAAAGCAATTTGTCTAAAAATAAAGATTGTTAG
- the ruvC gene encoding crossover junction endodeoxyribonuclease RuvC — MKILGIDPGTATTGWAIIEIKEGKLLPLAYGHISTAKENSDAERILEVSDDLAKIIKKHKPQESAIESLFFFKNQKTVIQVAQSRGAILLTLKQNSVRVFSYTPLQVKQALTGYGRAEKKQMQQMIKSVLHLSCIPKPDDVADALAIAVCHANSRAIISLKNDCASRLR; from the coding sequence ATGAAAATTTTAGGAATCGACCCGGGCACAGCCACTACTGGCTGGGCCATCATTGAAATTAAGGAGGGAAAGCTCTTGCCTTTGGCATATGGCCACATCAGTACGGCCAAAGAAAACAGCGATGCTGAGCGCATCTTGGAGGTTTCTGACGACTTGGCCAAGATCATCAAAAAACACAAACCTCAGGAATCTGCCATTGAAAGCCTCTTTTTCTTCAAAAATCAAAAAACGGTCATCCAAGTAGCGCAATCCCGCGGGGCAATCCTCTTGACTTTAAAGCAAAATAGTGTTAGAGTGTTTAGTTACACACCGCTCCAAGTCAAACAAGCTCTCACAGGCTATGGCCGAGCAGAAAAAAAACAGATGCAACAAATGATCAAAAGTGTTTTGCACTTGAGTTGCATCCCAAAACCCGACGACGTGGCTGATGCACTGGCAATTGCTGTGTGTCATGCTAACAGTCGCGCCATAATTAGTCTAAAAAATGACTGCGCCAGCCGCCTCCGCTAA
- a CDS encoding 7TM domain-containing protein, translating into MNELNFHVSPVLTFFLNEGVPFETIKLILMLPIIATLIAFLRQVIGIKAFGIYTPLLVTFAFLATNGIKYGIVIFVMIILIGMLMRIALKSFRLLYLPRVAIMLTIVALSILVMLAIGGSLKRTGLASVSIFPILIMITLVEKFIAVQIEKGDRAAILLAAETLIISILGFYLASWEVLIHFIASYPGVILFTIPLNIMFGKWTGLRLTEYLRFGEIIKRS; encoded by the coding sequence ATGAACGAACTAAATTTCCACGTCAGTCCCGTCTTGACTTTTTTTCTCAATGAGGGCGTGCCGTTTGAAACGATCAAACTAATCTTAATGCTTCCGATCATCGCCACTTTGATTGCTTTTTTGCGCCAGGTAATTGGAATCAAGGCGTTTGGTATCTACACCCCGCTTCTCGTCACATTCGCCTTCCTCGCGACCAATGGCATTAAATATGGCATCGTAATCTTCGTGATGATCATTCTTATCGGCATGCTGATGAGGATCGCTCTTAAATCTTTCCGCTTACTCTACTTACCGCGCGTAGCTATCATGCTTACAATCGTTGCACTTTCCATTCTCGTCATGCTGGCGATCGGCGGAAGCCTGAAGAGAACCGGTCTAGCTTCTGTTTCCATCTTCCCGATCCTGATTATGATTACTCTAGTGGAAAAATTCATCGCCGTGCAGATTGAAAAGGGCGACCGCGCAGCTATCCTTTTGGCCGCCGAAACATTGATCATTTCTATTTTAGGCTTTTATCTTGCTAGCTGGGAGGTATTGATCCACTTTATTGCCAGCTATCCCGGAGTTATCCTTTTTACCATTCCACTCAATATCATGTTTGGTAAGTGGACCGGTCTTCGTCTCACGGAGTACTTGCGTTTCGGAGAAATTATCAAAAGAAGTTAA
- a CDS encoding sugar-transfer associated ATP-grasp domain-containing protein: MFEFIKKSRGILGMNSRNLEYIRPLNRTSAKRLADNKLLSKRILKKNDIAVPTLIAQIKSLEDLDNFDWQKLPDSFVLKPNRGFGGEGIIVIYGRKKHRDDAWVKADGSIITINDLKNHTRNILDGSYSLSGIPDTAFFEERLKLLKLFKPYAFKGIPDIRVIVFNKMPIMAMLRLPTKESHGKANLAQGAIGVGIDLASGVTTTAVAGKQKIIEYLPGTRLLLSGIKIPYWMDILTLAVRSQEISGLGFLGVDIAIDKERGPVILEINARPGLAIQVANLDGLKWRLKKAAGIKIKTVKKGIRVGMDLFGGEIEEEVEEISGKKVIGTVEKVKLIGKDGKEIEVEAKIDTGADWSSIDNELAKQLGFTETIEEFEKLKMPYENLKNLDKEKRWAIYKNVPDIASTIPVKSSNGYTYRPMINIEFVMDNVTTTTKITLVDRSHMHYPMIIGKVNLKKYLIDASK; the protein is encoded by the coding sequence ATGTTTGAATTTATTAAAAAAAGCCGCGGAATCCTGGGAATGAATTCCCGAAATTTGGAATACATCCGCCCCCTCAACCGTACTTCCGCCAAACGCTTGGCGGACAACAAACTTTTGAGTAAGCGTATACTCAAAAAAAATGATATCGCCGTCCCCACGCTTATCGCCCAGATCAAGTCACTTGAAGATCTGGATAATTTTGATTGGCAAAAATTACCGGATAGTTTTGTCCTAAAGCCTAATCGCGGATTTGGTGGTGAAGGTATCATTGTTATTTATGGCCGAAAAAAGCACCGTGACGATGCCTGGGTCAAAGCCGATGGATCAATCATCACAATCAACGATCTTAAAAATCATACCAGAAATATTTTGGACGGCTCCTATTCCCTCTCGGGCATTCCTGATACGGCCTTTTTTGAAGAACGCTTGAAACTTTTGAAACTTTTTAAACCCTATGCCTTCAAAGGCATCCCTGATATCCGCGTCATTGTTTTCAACAAAATGCCAATCATGGCAATGCTCCGGCTTCCTACCAAAGAATCTCACGGAAAAGCTAATCTCGCGCAAGGCGCAATCGGAGTCGGCATTGACTTGGCATCCGGCGTGACAACGACAGCCGTGGCCGGTAAACAAAAAATTATTGAATATCTGCCTGGCACAAGACTCTTGCTTTCCGGAATCAAAATCCCCTACTGGATGGACATTTTGACGCTGGCCGTCCGGTCACAAGAAATTTCCGGACTAGGTTTTCTCGGTGTCGACATTGCAATCGACAAAGAGCGCGGACCGGTCATTTTGGAAATTAATGCCCGACCAGGACTAGCCATTCAAGTCGCCAATCTCGATGGCCTCAAGTGGCGTTTGAAAAAAGCGGCTGGAATCAAAATTAAGACCGTCAAAAAAGGCATCCGCGTCGGCATGGATCTATTCGGAGGAGAAATTGAAGAAGAGGTGGAAGAAATTTCCGGAAAAAAAGTGATCGGCACGGTGGAAAAAGTGAAACTGATCGGCAAAGATGGCAAAGAAATTGAAGTCGAAGCGAAAATTGACACGGGCGCCGACTGGTCTTCGATCGATAATGAACTGGCCAAACAGCTTGGTTTCACGGAAACGATCGAAGAATTTGAAAAGTTGAAAATGCCCTATGAAAATTTGAAAAATCTAGACAAAGAAAAACGCTGGGCAATCTACAAAAACGTTCCTGATATCGCATCTACCATTCCCGTTAAATCTTCCAATGGCTACACTTACCGCCCGATGATCAATATCGAATTTGTGATGGACAATGTGACCACTACGACAAAAATCACCCTAGTCGACCGTTCACATATGCATTATCCGATGATTATCGGCAAAGTCAATCTGAAAAAATATTTAATCGACGCAAGCAAATAA
- a CDS encoding ATP-grasp domain-containing protein — MKKVMILFGKSDWKKAKPFSNKDYQYSYEYFYSLCKKNNIQMYRASYEWYDYEKKLFKFAWLYEGEGGNWKKVENIRPDLVYDKTKARLEVYHKKELIGAKYPFINDLNFTRLIDDKFTTSLIFSKWSKKSWIIKNQTELKTILPKIKSTKLVLKPLSESGGKDVQIVDKKNIAGLKIEKENIAQEFINSSQGVPGVSKKMHDLRLVFVNDKLIYSYIREPKEGSFLANLAQGGSLVIVPKEKLPESLSPIIAYANEVFTTFTPRVYSIDLMFDENKKPWIVELNSMPGLFFTPEEKPYMLEMYQELLDIFKKKLQN, encoded by the coding sequence ATGAAAAAAGTGATGATCCTTTTTGGCAAAAGCGATTGGAAAAAGGCCAAGCCATTTAGCAATAAAGACTATCAATATTCCTACGAGTATTTCTATTCGCTCTGCAAAAAAAATAATATCCAGATGTATCGCGCCTCCTACGAATGGTATGATTATGAAAAAAAACTTTTCAAATTTGCTTGGCTCTATGAAGGCGAGGGCGGCAACTGGAAAAAAGTGGAAAATATCCGACCGGATCTGGTCTATGACAAGACCAAAGCGCGGCTGGAAGTTTACCACAAAAAAGAATTGATCGGCGCGAAATATCCGTTCATCAATGATTTGAATTTTACCCGTCTCATCGATGACAAATTTACCACTAGCCTGATTTTCAGCAAATGGTCAAAAAAAAGTTGGATCATAAAAAACCAGACTGAGTTGAAAACTATCTTGCCCAAAATAAAATCTACCAAACTAGTCCTAAAGCCACTCAGTGAAAGTGGCGGGAAAGATGTCCAAATCGTGGATAAAAAAAATATTGCCGGACTAAAGATTGAGAAGGAAAATATCGCCCAAGAATTCATTAATTCTTCTCAGGGAGTCCCAGGAGTGAGCAAAAAGATGCACGACCTACGTCTAGTTTTTGTCAATGACAAACTGATCTATTCCTACATCCGCGAACCGAAAGAGGGCAGCTTTCTGGCTAACCTTGCTCAAGGCGGATCCCTTGTTATTGTTCCAAAAGAAAAACTGCCCGAATCACTCTCTCCAATCATCGCCTATGCCAATGAAGTTTTTACCACTTTCACTCCACGCGTCTATTCGATCGATCTGATGTTTGATGAAAATAAAAAGCCTTGGATAGTTGAACTCAACTCGATGCCTGGACTGTTTTTTACTCCGGAAGAAAAACCGTATATGCTAGAAATGTATCAGGAACTGCTTGATATTTTTAAGAAAAAATTGCAAAACTAG
- a CDS encoding ATP-grasp domain-containing protein yields the protein MKKILLIGIGEETSPKQPVMTALKRTGLTYLYAKWSDLSFCGKTVCLKNVELDLKKIGSVFFDIFRFPITKKISRKEFQFNLENEFNVFLNLLEEKKIYTPNSQFFLQNPFYNKFSQMHLFASKKIPTIPTVHLCDNTPEKVSAALGKQGFSFPLVAKESYGGGGNKVWKLSTKKELDAFVENRRNTNILFQPYMKNEADYRAIVIGGKCLGLMKRSAQKGEWKNNFSLGGKVEKHTDAKMSAFAVRVCKKLGLESAGLDILSTKTGFIIIEINLFFGIEGFQSIYPEIAVAEKIIHLIKTKTI from the coding sequence ATGAAAAAAATCCTCCTCATCGGGATCGGGGAAGAAACCAGTCCCAAGCAGCCAGTCATGACTGCCTTAAAAAGAACAGGCCTGACCTATCTATACGCAAAATGGTCTGACCTATCTTTCTGCGGAAAAACTGTCTGCCTGAAAAATGTCGAGCTGGATCTCAAAAAAATCGGTTCTGTTTTTTTTGATATCTTCCGCTTTCCCATCACAAAAAAAATAAGCCGGAAAGAATTTCAATTCAATCTGGAAAACGAATTTAATGTTTTTCTTAACCTGTTAGAAGAAAAAAAGATCTACACGCCAAACAGCCAGTTCTTCCTGCAAAATCCTTTTTATAACAAATTTTCCCAGATGCACCTTTTTGCTTCGAAAAAAATTCCTACCATACCGACAGTCCATCTCTGTGACAATACGCCGGAAAAAGTTTCCGCCGCTCTTGGAAAACAAGGTTTTTCTTTTCCCCTCGTAGCCAAAGAAAGTTATGGTGGAGGCGGAAACAAGGTTTGGAAACTGTCCACCAAAAAAGAACTTGACGCCTTTGTCGAAAACCGCAGAAACACAAATATCCTTTTCCAGCCCTACATGAAAAATGAAGCTGATTATCGAGCAATCGTGATCGGAGGAAAATGCCTCGGCCTGATGAAAAGAAGTGCGCAAAAGGGAGAATGGAAAAATAATTTTTCCCTTGGTGGTAAGGTGGAGAAACATACTGACGCAAAAATGAGCGCCTTTGCTGTTCGTGTGTGCAAAAAATTAGGCCTCGAATCGGCCGGGCTCGATATCTTATCCACAAAAACGGGTTTTATCATTATAGAAATTAATTTATTTTTCGGCATTGAAGGTTTTCAGTCCATCTATCCAGAAATAGCTGTGGCTGAAAAAATAATCCACTTAATCAAAACTAAAACCATATGA